Genomic DNA from Fimbriimonas ginsengisoli Gsoil 348:
TCATCGCCGGAGCTTTATTGACTCACTTCAGCCCGAGAACAATCCAGTTCTCGGGCTTTCGCTGGGAGGTGAAAGGAAGTCAGGAGAAGGTGGGTCCCGGCCCCAACCTCTTTTCAGACTCTCCCGATTCGGTCTTCGTGGACCGCAAGGGGCGCCTCCACCTCAAGGTACGGAAAACCGCCGCCGGTTGGACTTGCGCGGAAGTTTATCTAGCCAAGCCGCTTGGGTACGGCTCTTACACTTTCGAGGTCGATTCGCCGGAGAGTGCGATCGATTCTAACCTTGTGCTCGGGCTGTTCACCTACGGCGAGAAGGAAGATTTCAGTCACCGCGAGATCGATGTGGAGCTGTCGCGTTGGTCGGATCCGACCAACGATAACGCCCAGTTCGTCGTGCAGCCTTACGAAGTCGCCGGGAACATGGTTCGGTTCACTCTGCCGGCCGACAATCCGTCCAGCACCCACTCGTTCGTTTGGCGACGGGACAAGATCGATTTCCTGTCGAAGAGCGGCAATTTCTCAAAGAGCTGGAGCTATGCCGGCACATCCAACCCGGTTCCGGGAGATGAGACGGTGCATATCAACCTGTGGCTGTATGAAGGAAAGGCGCCGACGAAGGATCAGACCTTCGAGGTGATCCTTCGCCGATTCTCGTACCGCCGGTAAGCCGCGCTACCGTTTATTCCCGATATCTTCAAACTCGCCGGAGTAGAAGGTGACGTAGGTGACCTGGCCGTTGGGGGTGAAGTTCGAGAGCTTCGCGTAAGCGCCGCGGGGGCCGATCTGCCAGCCAAGGTCGGGAATTGGACGCGGAAGGTGGAAAACCGACGCGGCCGCGGTGCGGTAGCTGATGCTCAGGTTTCCGATCGGGAGGCTCCGGGCCAAGGAGTATCCCACTAGCCGCAGCTTATGATCGATTCCGGCGCGCCCCACCGGGATTCGGTACGAAGTCCGGAAGCCGTATGAGGTGTTGGGCGCGAGATGAAGCGTGGTCTGCAGCTCGTTATGGCGCTGGACGGCGTCTCCGATCAGCATGAGAGGACCACCGCGAACCTGAGGCGGCTCGAGACTCAACGGGTGCTTATTGATGCTTGCCGAAATATTGAAGTCAGGCGCCTTCGGCGTTCCCGGGCCGAGCCGGTAGCGCGGCACGGTCACATGGACGCGGAGGGGGTTTCCGCCCAAGTTCCGAAGCTCGGTCACCGTCGCCACGTCGGCGAACTTTTCTCCCACATCGATCGTGGCGCTGTGGGATCGCACCTGGAGCATGTCCCCCAGCGCGTCGAACATCGGAATGCCGGAGTAATCGAAGTCGGGATTCTTAGGAAAGGGCGAGGCTTGTTGGGCGACGATCAGGGCGAGGAGGGTGGTTAACATGGCGTCCCACTGTTTAGACGCGTGGGGGGATGGTTCGGGTCAGTGACCCTCCCGACGATCATCACTGCACCTGGTCCCTTTAGTGATGATGATCGTCGGCGCGCTCGCATTGCCATTTAGTTTAGGATTCGATGCTTTCAGGTCCGGCTCTTTCCATTCCCAGCGACACATTCCAGCCCTGATACTGAGTAAGTGGGGATGAACCAGAGGCTCCTTACTCGGGCAGGCCGCCCGAGATACCCACGGGCGAGCCGCCCGTGCCACGTGAATGAAAAAGGGTTACGCCTTTACGAAGGAGATTCGCACGATTGCCATCTTTTCCCCACCTTTGGCCGACTGGAGTTGGTCAAGGCTTTTGTTGGCTTTGGCGATCTCGTCGTCGACATCTTTGACCGGCTGCGCGTCCTCTTGATAGGTGACCAGAAGGGCCTCTCGGAGCTTCTTCAGGGAGGCGAGCTTCGCCGAGGCGTCTTCGGCAAGTTTGGCGTTGCGCTCGCCAGACGTTCCGGTCCAGGTCTGCTTGTCGACGACCCCGCCGGTTGTCGCAAGATGCTTGAGCAGCTCGGCGACGGCGGCTTCCGGCACGGTGGCCAGCACTCCCTTGATCTCCGGCTTCCCATCCGGTCCCTGCTCGGTCAGCGGCTGCGCCTTACCGCCGGCTTTTTGGACGTAAGCCACGAGCTCATCGGAGGCGGCCTGCCGGTCGGAGGCGGTTTGGTTCACCGTGGTTAACGAGGACCCTCCTTGCTTGACGACCGGCGCTGCCTTGAGGCCTGTCAGTTTTTGCGCCTTTAGGGCGACCGGCGCCTTGGGAAGGCCCTGGGCGACCAACTTGTTCAAGTACTTCCCGCCTGGCTTGGGAAATACCTCGAGATTCGAGGGCACCGGGATGGCGGGCGCCGCCATCGGGGCAATCGGAAAACTCTTCGGCATGATCATGCCGGTGAGGGCGGGGGGCTGAGGCGTTTTGGGAATGGAAAGGGAGGTTTGGGGAGTGGTTGTCTTAGGAAGAATAAAGGTCGACGTACCCATCGGGTTTGTTGGCGCATCGATCTCCTTCTTCGCTACCACCTGGGTGCCGGTGGCTAACGGCATGGCCGCGCCGGTGGCGGCGGGCGGGGGAGCTTGGTAGACGACCTGTGGCTTCGGCGCCGGTCGCGAAGCGACCACTGCCATTGTCCCGGCCACGCCCACGCAAACGCCGACGACGATCCACACGAAGATCGGCGCTTTTCTATCCAGCATGGCCGGCTGGCCCTTTTCCGCAGTCGAAGAATTTTCGGGCATGAACTCTCTCACTTCCGTGATTGCCTCGCGGCATCGACGTTAGACAACTATTCAACGTCCATTGTTGCCAATCCGCTCCCATTCCCTGGGAGTCGCGCTATCATCGTTTGATATGGCGTTGCCCATTTTGGTCTCGCTGACGCTTCTGAACCAGGCCCAAATGGCGGTTCCGTCGCACCATCTGCGCCATGTCGAGCTTTTCGGCCGGGACGTTCCCGTCTACAACCGGGAGGTTCTTGCGGGGGTCGACCGGGTTCAGGCAACCGCGCTCGACGGGGGCGGGTACTTCATCGGCATTCACGCAAAGCCGGCGGAGTCGCCGGTTGGATTCGCCCTTGCTTTGAACGGAAAGGCCCTGATCTCGCCGCCGCGGAGCACAAGCTACTGCAGTGGGAGCAGTTACGCGGCGTTTATCGAGGGTTTGGACATGATCCTAGGTCCCCGTCTCGGCGATCTAAGCTCGGACCGATTGGAGGCGTTGCGAATGCAGGAGCCAAACGGCGGGCGGCGCGAGGATCGGGTGAAGGCGTGGGGATGGTGGAACGCCGACGGCTGGGGTAACCATTACGCTTTGGTGCAGTACCTGGGAGCAGGGGAGCGAATACCGATCGGCGAGGCGCAGCCGGGCGATTTCGTCAACATCTCTTGGAAGAGCGGCCTCGGGCACTCGACGGTGTTCCTCGGCTGGGGAGTCGATTCGCACGGCGAGCGGGGGATCCGCTATTGGTCGAGCCAGACCGGAACGAACGGTTTCGGAGACCAATTCTCGCTTTTGTCGAAGGTGAAGGAGCTCTTGGCGGTGCGGCTGACCCACCCGGAGAAAGTCTTGGATTTCGATCCATCGAGAGCGGTGGAAACAAAGATCTCCGGAGACGCGCCACCGATTGACACTCCTGGAAATTAACGGCAGCGTTACGGTGGGGCGGGGCCCGGCAGGATGCCGGGGGGACACTGGAGAAGATGCCGGCAGGGATGCCGGCACTACGCCGTCGTTAGGAGGCCATCGTTAGGATGAGGGCGACGGCGGGGGCGGTGAAGAGGATGGAGTCGATTCGGTCCATGACGCCGCCGTGGCCGGGGAGCAGGGTGCCGCTGTCTTTTAGGTCGGCTTTTCGCTTGACGTAGCTCTCGAAGAGATCTCCCGCTTGGCCCAGGATGCCGGCGGCGAGACCGCAGGTGAGGCCGATCGGCCACGGGTAGCCGATCCAGAGCGCCAGCGGAATCGCTACCGCCACGCATGCAAGCAGGTTCGCGATGGCCCCTTCCCAGGTTTTCTTCGGGGATATGGAGGGGGCAAGCTTATGCTTTCCCCAAGCCCGCCCCGCGAAGATCGCCGCGGTGTCACCTCCCCAGAGGGGAACGATGGCGAGCAGAATCGGCGACGCGAAAAACCAGGGACTGCCCGCTCGCGGGGCGAAGGAATGAAGCGAGATAAGGCTTTCCATCGGCCCCAGCACCCAACACGCCGCGAGGGCCGCCAGCGGCGTTTTGGCAAGGTTCGGCTTCGATGCGATCAGGCCGGCAAAGAGAACGCCGAGGAGAAAGCGCCCGAAGCCCGCATCGGCCATCAGCGTGCGGGTTTGGCCAGCCAAGTCGTTGCCCATATAGTCGCCGGGCATCAAGTATGGGAGAGCCAGCGTAAGGAATCCGCCGTAGATCCAGGCGTCGCTTCGGAGCATTTTGCCGATTTCGGAAATACCAATGCAGACGATGGCGATAGCGAGCAGATCGATTGCCCATGCGTCTTTGAGGAATACCGCGACGAGGACGATCGGAATCAGCGCCAACGCCGTCAGGACTCGCTCTTTCACGCCGCGATGTTACTCCGAGCCTCGCAAGGCGGGGAATTTCGGTCGCAAAAGATCCAGACCGACCCAGTAGAAAAACTTTCTGCTTGCCACGAGAAGAAAATCGCGGTATATTCCCTTTCGTCCGAAAGGCCATTACCACCGGAGGTGTCCCCAATCATGCAGAACAACAATACCGTTGCCCTCGTTGCCGCCTCCGTCGCCTTCGGCTGCCTCTCCTGACGCGCGTCTAGCGCTCTCTCGAAGACGGTCCGCCCAAGCCGCGGAGCTTCACGCGGCATTCTCGCGCCGTCTTGGCATGCCTACATGCCCCGATGCCGGCCGTGACCGGCTCCTCAGAGAGCAGCGTTGAACCCACAACAGAAAGAAGAATTTCGTCGTTTATCTGCCCAGCTATCGGGCAAAGAGAGGAAGGAGTTGGTCCGCCGCGCCGCCGAATTGCGCGCGTCCGGCCAACGCGACCCGAAGAGTCCCCGTGCCCGATGGTGCGTGGACCGCTGGAGCCTGCATCTACTGGAGGAGCAGAATCCGGCGGCCAACGAGAATATCGGCACCGTCATTTCCGTAGCCAAGGCGCGGGCGTTCGTCCGTCTCGGGGGAGAGGACCATGCCTGCGAACTCGGCCGCGACGTGCTGGAGCGGCAGCAGTCGGTTCTGGCTCCGGGCGACCGCGTGCGCCTGGAGTGGCACGGCCACGCCTGGCGCATCCAAAGCGTGCTCGAGCGGCGTACCGTGCTCACCCGGCTCGATCCCTATTTCAAGGAGCGAGAGCGGGCGATCGTCGCCAACGTCGACGTCGTCGTAGTCGTGCTGTCGGTGGTGGCGCCGCCGCTTCACCCGCGGATCGTGGACCGGTATCTCGCCGCGATTCATAAGGGCGGAGCCGACGCCCTCATCGTCGTCAACAAGATCGATCTCCACGAAGACGGGGAGGCGCGAGCCGAGGATCTCGCCCAGCTCGACCCTTATCGAGAAATGGGTGTGCCCGTGTTTGCCGTGTCGACCCAGACAGGAGAAGGTCTGATGGAAGTACGGGAGGCGCTGGGAGGCAAGGTCTCGGTGTTCGTCGGGCACAGCGGCGTCGGAAAATCGTCGTTGCTATCGGCCCTGGTGCCGGATTCCGGAGCGGTGGCGGGCGCGGTTTCCGAGTATTCCGGCAAGGGGCGTCACACGACGACGCGGGCCGAGCTGGTGGAGGCAGGCGAGATGACAATCGTCGACACTCCGGGAATCCGCGAATTCTCGGTGGAATTTCGGTTGCCCGCCGAAGTGGCCGAATGCTTCGAAGAGTTTGGTCTCGCCGGCCGTTGCCGGTTTGGCGACTGCCTCCATCTGGAAGAGCCGGGTTGTTCGGTTCGTGAAGCGGTGCGGACCGGCACGATCTCCCGGGTGCGATATCAGAGCTATCGCCGCCTCATTTCAGATGTGGTTCCGGCCAGTGCCTACGACGAAGACGAACCTCCCGATGAACGCCGACCCAGCTTTGCATGCCAAGCATGCGGCTCGGAGATCCCTCGGGGCGGCGGAGGAACCGAGCATCGGAACCACTGTCCGCGATGCCTCTGCTCGCTCCACCTCGATGCGGTGCCGGGGGATCGGTTGGCGTGCTGCGGCGGAGTGATGGAGCCGATCGCGGTGTGGGTGCGGAAAGGCGGAGAGTGGGCGATCGTTCACCGCTGCCGCGACTGCGGTCATCTCTCCTCCAATCGGATCGCGGCGGACGACAACGACGCGCTGCTTCTGTCGCTGGCGGTTCGGCCGTTATCGAAGCCTCCGTTCCCCCTGGAGCGTCTCGGCGCGGGGATAGCGGTGTCTTGATGGGCTCGTTCGGCTCTTGGGCTCACTCGGGCGAGCCGCCCGTGCCACGTGGCGAAAGCAGATTTGGGGGATATCGATAGCAACTGGAAACCGATTTGGCCGGAGGTCCGCCCAACTCTCTCGGGAGGTAAGAAGATGGACAAGTTGGAGGCGATGGCGAAGTTCGCGTTGGGAACTTCGTATGAGGAGATCTCGGAGGAGGCAAAGGAGCGGCTCAAGCTGCATCTCTTCGACACTCTGATATGCGCCATCGGAGCTCAAGGCGCTGGACCGGTGGAAGCGGTTCGGGGAATGGCCAATGAGTTCGGCACGGGCGGACGGTGCACTTTGATAGGGGGTGGCTCCGCCGCTCCGGACCGAGCCGCGCTCGTCAACACCGCCCACACCCGGTATCTCGACTTCATGGATAACTTTCTGGGGGCGAA
This window encodes:
- a CDS encoding phosphatidate cytidylyltransferase, which codes for MKERVLTALALIPIVLVAVFLKDAWAIDLLAIAIVCIGISEIGKMLRSDAWIYGGFLTLALPYLMPGDYMGNDLAGQTRTLMADAGFGRFLLGVLFAGLIASKPNLAKTPLAALAACWVLGPMESLISLHSFAPRAGSPWFFASPILLAIVPLWGGDTAAIFAGRAWGKHKLAPSISPKKTWEGAIANLLACVAVAIPLALWIGYPWPIGLTCGLAAGILGQAGDLFESYVKRKADLKDSGTLLPGHGGVMDRIDSILFTAPAVALILTMAS
- the rsgA gene encoding ribosome small subunit-dependent GTPase A translates to MNPQQKEEFRRLSAQLSGKERKELVRRAAELRASGQRDPKSPRARWCVDRWSLHLLEEQNPAANENIGTVISVAKARAFVRLGGEDHACELGRDVLERQQSVLAPGDRVRLEWHGHAWRIQSVLERRTVLTRLDPYFKERERAIVANVDVVVVVLSVVAPPLHPRIVDRYLAAIHKGGADALIVVNKIDLHEDGEARAEDLAQLDPYREMGVPVFAVSTQTGEGLMEVREALGGKVSVFVGHSGVGKSSLLSALVPDSGAVAGAVSEYSGKGRHTTTRAELVEAGEMTIVDTPGIREFSVEFRLPAEVAECFEEFGLAGRCRFGDCLHLEEPGCSVREAVRTGTISRVRYQSYRRLISDVVPASAYDEDEPPDERRPSFACQACGSEIPRGGGGTEHRNHCPRCLCSLHLDAVPGDRLACCGGVMEPIAVWVRKGGEWAIVHRCRDCGHLSSNRIAADDNDALLLSLAVRPLSKPPFPLERLGAGIAVS